The Flavobacterium psychrotrophum region TGCATTACAGATGCTTCGTAAATACGATAATGTTCTGTTTTGCCTTCGGCATTAGGAAAAGCAACAATAAGATTGCTGTTTCCGCCGGCACTACGCAACGGCGCTGTAGACAAAACCTTTTTAAAGGTAGCATAATCAAGGTCAAACAGGTTGTAAGTGCCAGGCATTGCTATCCTGTCCATTTTTTCCCTGCCCTTTAAAGTTGCTTCATTCGTTTTTTCCCAACCACCGTTTTGGGCATTCCCGAAGAAAAATGCAAACAATAAAATTGTTGCAAGTAATAGTTTTTTCATGATAATCTTTTAGGTAAAAGCACAAATCTAATAGCAAAATTTCATTCTACAGCTATTTACACTTATTTTTTTTCATTTTTACACAGCATCACAATTAAAAAAACAACAAAGGGCGCCGTTACCAGCACCCTTTGTTTCAGTATTTTAACATTTTACTGTACCACTATCTTACGTGTTTCTTTGTGGCTGCCTTCCTGCACAGTTACAAGATATACACCTTGTTCCGCATTTTGCAGGTTTACGTTTCCACTAAAAACACCGGTGTTAGAAAAAGACTTATTATACACCGCCCTGCCCCTTATATCATGCACTGTAACATTAACATCGTTACTTGTCTGTGCTGTAAATGCTACGGTAAAAGAACCGGCGCTTGGGTTAGGATATATAGAAAAGCCCTGCAGCCCGAAAGTTTCAGCAGCCAGTGCACTCACCGTTTGAGAACACACTTGTACCGCCCATGAGTTTAGGGTTCCACTATCATCTGCCTGCGTATCCCTGATTCTTAGCCTCCAGTTACCGGCAGTTGCAGCAGTTGCGTAAGATGCAAGTGTACCCTGTGGCTTATAAGTACCCGTTGTAGGCGATGCACATACTACTGCACTACCGGCATCGCTAAAAGTAACATTTAAATTATCGTTTGATGTACACTGCCCATCCCAAAGATTTACGGTAGTATTAGCAGGGTTAACAATATTTATAGTAAGGTCGCTTACATAAGGGTGTGTTACATCTACAAGAACATTAACGCTTGTAACCTCATCTGTAGTAGCAGGTACCGTTAACGACTGCGTTGTATAGGTAGAAGTACCATCCGGTATGCTTAAGCCTGTAGTGTTTGTATATGTAGTACAGTTAGAGGTTATCCTGTAACCAATACCAAATTCAGCCTGGTTTACCGCATAAAAAACATTGCCTACAGCTTCTACAAGTATGCGGCAGTGTGCGCTTTCTGTACCGGCAGGCACAGTTATTACCTCGCTACCATCATTATCAGTAGCCGACGCAAGGATTGTAGGAAACGTAAGGCCGCCATCTGTAGAAAGCAGGATGTTTACCTTAGCCGTATTAATGGTGTTTGCAGTTGTGCCGGCAACATTCCAGGTTATGGTTTGCTGGCTGCTTACAGCCCAGGCAGCATCTGCGGCATCAGACGTGCTTTGAGATGTAACCTCAAATGGCCCTGCGGCAGATTTTACGGTAATAACAGCTTCATCTGTCATGGTCTGGCCACCATTAGCAACGTTATCCCTGCCGGTAAGCGTAAAATGAAGGCTACGCGCTACGGTAGAAACACTCTCCCAGTTTGAAATAAGTGAGTTGCTGATAACACTACTGAATGCCGGAAAATATCGTGTGGCTGATGCACCGGGAGCAACACTCCTGAAAAGCGGGCCGGCAGTTTTAGTTGAAAGTGCAAAACTATTACTTTCTGCAACTGCCCTGGTGGCGTTATCATTTTCTTCCCAAGTGTAGGTTACTGTAGCTGGGTTTGCCTCTGCCCCTACTGCCTTTAATA contains the following coding sequences:
- a CDS encoding zinc-dependent metalloprotease — translated: MKRTFLLCVAATFSFTAMFAQGKKIWTTVPAGKETAYGDVKKAFATASGKMTFLTLDTDQLKETLASAPQRASGAKGVQITIPTISGALEHFTVLEASNFMPGLQAQFPDIRSYVGIGVEDPTAYLRISVSPQNVQSMVLRADKETEFIEPYTDNNKLYVIFNSGVKRAKGQLPFKCTTIDLEGAKKVAERSALTAKSDAKTFKTMRLALSCTGEYGIYHGRTIAGALAAMNATMTRANGVFEKDFAVQLLLIDQEASIIYTNSSTDPYSTATNMDNWNDELQANLTATIGEEAYDIGHLFGATGGGGNAGCIGCVCEDAVKGSGITSPANGIPEGDTFDIDYVAHEMGHQMGANHTFSYAYEGSGAQTEPGSGSSIMGYAGITGSYDVQAHSDDYFTYASIKQVQANLAGLSCPVDLDMDNEGIVINAGSDYSIPKGTAFVLKAVGAEANPATVTYTWEENDNATRAVAESNSFALSTKTAGPLFRSVAPGASATRYFPAFSSVISNSLISNWESVSTVARSLHFTLTGRDNVANGGQTMTDEAVITVKSAAGPFEVTSQSTSDAADAAWAVSSQQTITWNVAGTTANTINTAKVNILLSTDGGLTFPTILASATDNDGSEVITVPAGTESAHCRILVEAVGNVFYAVNQAEFGIGYRITSNCTTYTNTTGLSIPDGTSTYTTQSLTVPATTDEVTSVNVLVDVTHPYVSDLTINIVNPANTTVNLWDGQCTSNDNLNVTFSDAGSAVVCASPTTGTYKPQGTLASYATAATAGNWRLRIRDTQADDSGTLNSWAVQVCSQTVSALAAETFGLQGFSIYPNPSAGSFTVAFTAQTSNDVNVTVHDIRGRAVYNKSFSNTGVFSGNVNLQNAEQGVYLVTVQEGSHKETRKIVVQ